In Eupeodes corollae chromosome X, idEupCoro1.1, whole genome shotgun sequence, the following proteins share a genomic window:
- the LOC129953423 gene encoding microtubule-associated serine/threonine-protein kinase 4 isoform X2, translated as MSGSKEQRPLTGKAQCSSNSNNGGTTMNSKSSSNSPVHMRHFNSPLARMRPQSNYSARVLVFDDSDQEKPSPPSKSLADSSGTLTGTSPSSSCAFAGNKKGSSTLGTKPYIGSSIDSEALPSKSKDLTSSLRNLAKSSSSGLSGSSLSLPGRDYSAILRKISYQHQYSLRSSSNDTSNLTRVRNLSLGKSAPNLSSSYFKEQSSGNVRKHNAVSIRSGASSCSSGVAHHRLSLVPGVGNTSPRSHSPFSASPIDSPRINSPMQFAFAPIKRISSCRGDGRRWSVASLPSSGYGTTPGSSNLSCSSQERLHQLPNIPTSDELRILTHQFSNDINALPSVHCNHTELCQHHHHLHHHHNPASFHCTKPHGLKVCVVGGNQVPITCTSTPVNANASKQSSIASGGSICCSPQNISKNSPNDFTSTPVAINGANNNSGSLKDGRISPYHRPRSRSLSSPSRSPVIDNEIAMMNTLYKERFPKATQQMEERLKHFINENKSAACNSFRDSQPIVRFVHHQVLEMARDCLHKSEGKLVTRRYFYEMSENLERLLLETKEKSPEAAVELTGVIKKLLLIISRPARLLECLEFDPEEFYHWLEAAEGQVKAMQGIKADIPQYIIQKLGLNRHAIAELQPDYNDSFRDWTPEVACTPPTVANNHAIIPNVKGANNRSFTEQNDNAAAVGVVPEVQSNSKCATVNVLGASSVSLTTAARSTTTNPAGQIQQQQQQKLAQNIPNEHDFDIVKLISNGAYGAVYLVKHKQTRQRFAMKKINKNNLILRNQVEQVFAERDILSFADNPFVVSMYCSFETKKHLCLVMEYVEGGDCATLLKNIGPLPPDMARFYFAETVLAVEYLHSYGIVHRDLKPDNLLITALGHIKLTDFGLSKMGLMSLATNLYEGYIDSETRQFSDKQVYGTPEYIAPEVILRQGYGKPVDWWSMGIILYEFIIGCVPFFGETPEELFAHTVNDDIEWPNTDDWTVQPESKDLITQLLQQNPRDRLGTGGAHEVKEHLYFDGLDWNSLLRQKAEFVPQLSNEDDTSYFDTRMDRYNHDLGGEDTDDTDDAPLFGSFSSYTPQYRKQHYSWTRLASNNTSDEGGSGRCDESGSDTVSSKNSKPLTTPELRNIDLSSRCLKVPSTPDADYLPELLNKVCGEDVRIVNQYLRQQSLPSSSFIQQQSLSSPLQSAMSTNPQNEICNNLSLAEQKPTTTGPDNVQGPSIPNENPTKQNVAVTEVIKISARRLEKMASLNIPENRKLIDAHQVSSMGARSTPESSQTDSDDLSPQIYRKRKTIYGRDILPRFSISIEDEASGSSSENTQDQSPLACELRNADSFSNKHRSRSIVKSASALGLSFMVSNESQIAQQLSGGVQSPVGSGEGGGGSSSTASSRDTSPCRELSPLVTNLKPPIIIRRGPRGFGFTVHTIRVFYGDTDFYTMHHLVMAVDEGSPAFEAGLRPADLITHVNGEAVQGLFHTQVLQLLLSGGEHVTVRATPLEHTSIQSGGRKRDLFQSKLAKKGVNRQKKQKKEHEKKRKSSLFRRISNKRASAEIQQIAAGISSPTMVTQSRSFQSFCNRPAEAPIPTPPNTRLSLSPMETQFCASASNSSQSSSPSSSCSNTPVGSSVAASVNGATVVVGSTVATSGAQLYQRPSTLHGLKHKLHTNACATTKNIHSSAVSVTNRRKSVGHIPLSPLARTPSPSPLPLSPTRSPSPLAFPVGHQPGASNTTQSYSPGGLPSANLNAGQVSATKKGFARTKSSEPSSPLLRRALSPDRLHPRSAENKCTLISPLCCSPTVKNQRSIVGAWRSNSSGAGGGVGTVVNLGSIVTPVAAAGFIHPQTLTIHSNSSTVPPVVSSSSASSSSAITSTAAIANVSCAVNTTNSLEKYVENFKFFQEPDQHLHTEYQEQKPTQSTVLSLTFQPPGEMLPRIAEEKDSPTNSTTDTVAGLQQRVDEATITEKKTSSSKIDKAHVLTTEKTVSTSCRNPPTAPIEAAAIQTSQIPITSYGTSSNQKLTRNLSNKKNSNAKNKEARK; from the exons atgagtgGAAGTAAAGAACAAAGACCGCTTACAGGCAAGGCACAATGTAGTAGTAATTCCAATAACGGTGGAACTACTATGAATTCCAAGTCTTCCTCAAATAGTCCTGTCCATATGCGACATTTTAATTCACCACTGGCAAGAATGCGCCCGCAATCTAATTATTCAGCTAGAGTACTAGTATTTGATGACTCTGATCAAGAGAAGCCATCACCGCCATCGAAAAGTTTGGCAGATAGTTCTGGAACATTAACTGGGACCTCACCATCGTCATCATGTGCATTTGCGGGTAACAAGAAAGGTAGCAGTACACTAGGAACTAAACCTTACATTGGCTCAAGTATAGACTCAGAAGCATTGCCTTCCAAATCGAAAGATCTAACGTCCTCGTTAAGAAATTTGGCAAAATCATCATCGAGTGGATTATCGGGAAGTTCGCTTTCACTACCTGGTCGGGATTATAGCGCTATTTTGCGTAAAATTTCATACCAACATCAATATTCCCTTCGTTCTTCGTCAAAtg ATACCTCCAACCTTACTCGAGTTCGAAACTTAAGCTTAGGCAAATCTGCACCAAATTTGTCAAGTTCTTACTTCAAAGAACAATCTTCAGGAAATGTTAGAAAACATAATGCCGTATCTATACGTTCTGGAGCTAGTTCTTGCAGTAGTGGAGTAGCCCATCATCGCCTTAGTTTGGTGCCTGGCGTTGGTAACACATCACCAAGATCTCATTCTCCATTTTCTGCAAGTCCCATAGATAGTCCGCGAATAAATTCACCAATGCAATTTGCGTTTGCTCCTATTAAAAGAATATCAAGTTGTCGGGGAGATGGTCGACGTTGGTCAGTAGCATCTTTACCATCATCTGGATATGGTACAACGCCTGGTAGTTCAAATCTTTCG TGCTCCAGCCAAGAACGTTTGCATCAGCTGCCAAATATTCCTACCAGTGATGAACTTCGAATCCTCACACATCAATTTTCGAACGATATAAATGCGTTGCCATCGGTACACTGCAATCATACCGAACTTtgtcaacatcatcatcatttacatcatcatcataatccaGCATCGTTTCATTGTACAAAGCCACACGGATTAAAAGTTTGTGTTGTTGGAGGTAATCAGGTTCCAATAACATGCACAAGTACTCCAGTGAATGCTAATGCATCGAAGCAGAGTAGTATTGCTTCTGGAGGAAGTATTTGCTGCAGTCCACAAAATATTTCCAAGAACTCACCTAATGATTTTACATCAACTCCTGTTGCCATCAATGGTGCTAACAACAACAGTGGCTCACTTAAAGATGGCAGAATATCGCCATATCATCGACCTCGTTCAAGAAGTTTATCTAGCCCCAGCCGATCTCCAGTCATTGACAACGAAATCGCGATGATGAATACTCTTTATAAGGAACGCTTTCCTAAAGCAACGCAGCAAATGGAAGAGcgtctaaaacattttattaatgaaaataaaagtgcaGCGTGCAATAGTTTTCGTGATTCTCAGCCCATTGttag ATTTGTTCATCATCAAGTTTTAGAAATGGCACGAGATTGTTTGCATAAATCTGAAGGAAAACTCGTTACAAGACGATATTTCTATGAAATGAGTGAAAACTTAGAACGCCTTTTATTAGAAACTAAGGAAAAATCACCTGAAGCTGCTGTTGAACTTACAGGAGTGATTAAGAAACTTCTTCTTATCATTTCACGTCCTGCTAGGCTTTTAGAATGTCTGGAGTTCGATCCGGAAGAGTTTTATCATTGGTTAGAAGCAGCTGAGGGTCAGGTAAAGGCAATGCAAGGCATTAAGGCAGACATTCCACAgtatataattcaaaaacttggaTTGAATCGCCATGCGATTGCGGAGCTTCAACCCGATTATAATGATTCATTTCGAGATTGGACACCTGAAGTTGCTTGTACTCCTCCCACCGTCGCAAATAACCACGCCATTATACCTAATGTAAAAGGTGCAAACAATCGGTCTTTTACAGAACAGAATGACAATGCAGCAGCAGTTGGTGTGGTTCCAGAAGTGCAATCCAATTCAAAATGTGCAACAGTTAATGTTTTGGGTGCTTCTTCAGTCTCTTTAACTACTGCAGCTAGATCGACTACGACAAATCCAGCCGGtcaaattcagcaacagcagcagcaaaaatTAGCACAAAACATCCCAAACGAACACGACTTTGACATtgtaaaacttatttcaaatgGAGCTTACGGAGCTGTGTACCTTGTTAAACACAAACAGACACGACAACGTTTTGCgatgaaaaaaatcaacaaaaacaatcttATTCTAAGAAATCAAGTTGAACAAGTATTTGCCGAAAGGGATATACTCAGTTTTGCTGATAATCCATTTGTCGTTAGTATGTATTGCAGCTTCGAAACAAAGAAACATCTTTGCTTGGTAATGGAATATGTTGAAGGGGGTGATTGtgcaacattattaaaaaacataggTCCTCTTCCACCTGATATGGCTCGGTTCTATTTTGCTGAAACCGTTTTGGCAGTTGAATACTTACATAGTTATGGAATCGTACATCGAGATCTAAAGCCTGATAATTTGCTTATTACTGCTCTTGGTCATATCAAACTAACTGATTTTGGTCTTTCGAAAATGGGTTTAATGTCATTGGCAACTAATTTATACGAAGGCTATATTGATAGTGAGACTAGACAATTTTCTGATAAACAAGTTTATGGCACTCCGGAGTACATTGCTCCTGAGGTAATCCTCAGACAGGGCTATGGGAAACCAGTTGATTGGTGGTCAATGGGTATTATTTTGTATGAGTTCATAATCGGATGTGTTCCATTTTTTGGTGAAACTCCTGAAGAACTATTTGCACATACCGTAAACGACGATATTGAATGGCCTAATACAGACGATTGGACAGTTCAGCCTGAATCGAAAGATCTTATTACTCAGTTGCTTCAACAAAATCCACGTGATCGTTTAGGAACTGGTGGAGCTCACGAGGTAAAAGAGCATTTGTATTTTGATGGTCTGGATTGGAATTCGTTGCTTAGACAGAAAGCAGAGTTTGTGCCGCAGTTATCTAACGAAGACGATACCAGTTATTTTGACA CCCGAATGGATCGTTACAATCATGATTTAGGAGGAGAGGATACTGACGACACAGACGATGCACCCCTATTTGGTTCTTTCAGTTCTTATACCCCACAGTATCGGAAGCAACATTACTCTTGGACCCGATTAGCATCGAATAACACTTCCGACGAAGGGGGCTCCGGCCGTTGCGATGAAAGTGGTAGTGACACTGTAAGTTCGAAAAATTCCAAGCCATTAACAACTCCAGAACTTCGAAATATTGAt CTTTCATCTCGTTGTTTAAAAGTTCCATCGACCCCCGATGCTGATTATCTCCCCGAACTATTGAACAAAGTATGTGGTGAAGATGTTAGAATAGTGAATCAATATCTCCGCCAACAGTCTTTGCCTTCTTCATCATTTATACAACAACAATCTCTGTCCTCACCATTACAATCTGCAATGTCAACAAACCCACAAAATGAGATTTGCAATAATCTTTCATTAGCTGAACAAAAACCAACGACAACGGGCCCAGACAATGTGCAAGGTCCAAGCATTCCTAATGAAAATCCAACTAAGCAAAATGTAGCTGTTActgaagtaataaaaatatcTGCCCGCCGTTTAGAGAAGATGGCATCTCTTAACATTCCAGAGAATCGAAAATTGATCGATGCGCATCAAGTGTCTTCTATGGGTGCTCGCAGCACTCCTGAATCTTCACAAACAGATAGTGATGATCTTTCGCCACAAATATACCGTAAGCGAAAAACCATATATGGCCGTGATATTCTTCCAcgcttttcaatttcaattgaagATGAAGCAAGTGGATCATCATCAGAAAATACACAAGATCAATCACCACTTGCTTGCGAATTACGTAATGCCGATTCTTTCAGCAACAAGCATCGTTCGCGTTCGATTGTTAAGTCTGCATCGGCGCTTGGGCTCTCTTTCATGGTTTCTAATG aaTCGCAAATTGCGCAACAGCTAAGTGGAGGAGTACAGTCGCCTGTTGGAAGTGGCGAAGGAGGAGGTGGCAGTTCAAGTACAGCCAGCTCAAGGGACACATCACCGTGTCGAGAACTATCACCTTTAGTAACAAATCTAAAGCCACCTATAATAATTCGACGAGGGCCAAGAGGATTTGGTTTTACTGTTCATACGATACGTGTCTTTTATGGCGATACCGATTTTTATACAATGCATCATTTAGTAATGGCCGTTGATGAAGGAAGTCCAGCTTTTGAAGCTGGTCTGCGGCCCGCCGACTTAATAACACACGTAAATGGTGAAGCTGTCCAGGGTCTATTTCATACTCAAGTATTACAATTACTTTTGAGTGGAGGTGAGCATGTAACAGTACGTGCGACTCCGCTTGAACACACTAGCATACAAAGCGGAGGTCGTAAACGTGATTTGTTCCAAAGTAAATTAGCAAAAAAAGGCgtaaatcgacaaaaaaagcaaaaaaaggaGCACGAGAAAAAACGAAAATCGTCGTTATTTCGACGAATAAGTAATAAACGTGCTTCGGCTGAAATTCAGCAG aTTGCTGCTGGTATATCGTCTCCAACTATGGTAACACAATCTCGGTCTTTTCAATCGTTTTGCAATCGGCCAGCTGAAGCGCCTATACCAACCCCACCAAATACCAGATTGAGTCTGTCGCCAATGGAAACACAATTCTGTGCTTCAGCATCCAATTCCTCACAGTCGAGTTCACCATCGTCTTCTTGCTCCAATACTCCTGTAGGAAGTAGTGTTGCTGCATCTGTTAATGGGGCTACTGTTGTGGTTGGATCGACTGTGGCTACGTCTGGTGCTCAACTTTACCAACGACCATCTACACTCCATGGACTCAAGCACAAATTACACACCAATGCATGTGCCACTACAAAAAATATCCATTCAAGTGCTGTTTCAGTTACGAATCGTCGAAAGTCAGTTGGACATATTCCTCTTTCTCCATTGGCACGCACACCTTCCCCATCACCTCTTCCCTTATCACCCACACGTTCACCTTCCCCTCTTGCATTTCCTGTTGGACATCAGCCAGGTGCTTCAAACACAACACAATCTTATAGTCCGGGTGGTCTGCCAAGTGCAAATTTGAATGCTGGCCAAGTTTCAGCTACTAAAAAAGGCTTCGCACGTACTAAAAGCTCCGAGCCAAGTTCACCGCTTTTGCGACGGGCATTATCACCCGACCGCTTGCATCCCCGAagtgcagaaaataaatgcaCTCTCATATCACCCCTGTGCTGCTCACCTACTGTCAAAAATCAACGTTCAATTGTTGGTGCATGGAGATCAAATAGTAGTGGGGCTGGTGGAGGGGTTGGAACAGTCGTGAATTTAGGATCGATTGTCACTCCTGTTGCTGCAGCAGGTTTTATTCATCCTCAAACTTTAACTATACATTCTAACAGCAGCACTGTGCCACCGGTCGTATCAAGCTCTTCCGCATCGTCTTCATCTGCTATAACATCCACTGCTGCAATAGCTAATGTATCATGCGCTGTCAACACCACCAACTCCTTGGAAAAGTacgttgaaaattttaaatttttccaagaaCCTGATCAACATCTGCACACCGAATACCAAGAACAAAAACCAACACAGAGTACAGTACTTTCTTTGACATTTCAACCACCTGGAGAAATGCTTCCAAGAATTGCCGAAGAAAAGGATTCGCCAACGAATTCAACCACCGATACTGTTGCCGGACTGCAACAACGCGTTGATGAAGCAACAATTACAGAGAAGAAAACTTCAAGCTCGAAGATAGACAAAGCACATGTATTAACAACAGAAAAAACTGTTTCAACCAGTTGTAGAAATCCTCCAACTGCTCCAATAGAAGCGGCTGCTATTCAAACATCACAAATACCAATTACATCTTATGGCACATCGTCTAATCAAAAACTTACACGAAATttgagtaataaaaaaaattcgaatgcCAAAAACAAGGAAGCACGCAAATAG